One window of Dysgonomonas mossii genomic DNA carries:
- the gnd gene encoding phosphogluconate dehydrogenase (NAD(+)-dependent, decarboxylating): protein MKIGFVGLGKMGGKMVERLLNHGHEVVVYNLTQKEVDEAASKGAIPATSIKDLVNKLEGRKLVWLMVPAGKPVDENIAELLTLLSPNDIIVDGGNSYWRETVERGKKIKEKGVHYLDCGTSGGVWGLQNGYCLMYGGDKEACDFAEPIFKSLAPENGYMRCGESGAGHMVKMVHNGIEYGMMQAYAEGFEIMKNSPYGVDLEKVSRVWMEGSVVRSWLLELIGNALEGNENLEGIKDYVADSGEGRWTVQTAMDFDVPAHVITASLFTRFESRQETSYAMKLLAAMRNQFGGHEIKKD from the coding sequence ATGAAAATTGGATTCGTTGGATTAGGTAAGATGGGCGGCAAAATGGTAGAACGCCTTTTGAATCATGGACATGAAGTCGTAGTTTATAACCTTACTCAGAAAGAAGTTGATGAGGCAGCCTCTAAGGGTGCTATTCCGGCTACAAGCATAAAGGATTTAGTAAATAAACTGGAAGGACGCAAGCTTGTGTGGCTGATGGTTCCGGCAGGAAAACCTGTGGATGAAAACATTGCAGAACTATTGACGCTACTTAGCCCGAATGATATAATCGTAGACGGAGGAAACAGCTACTGGAGAGAAACTGTAGAGAGAGGAAAGAAAATAAAAGAAAAAGGAGTTCATTACCTCGACTGTGGTACCAGTGGTGGTGTATGGGGATTGCAGAATGGCTACTGTCTAATGTATGGCGGAGACAAAGAGGCTTGTGATTTTGCAGAGCCTATATTTAAAAGCTTAGCTCCCGAAAACGGATATATGCGTTGTGGAGAAAGTGGTGCAGGCCACATGGTGAAAATGGTGCATAATGGCATCGAATATGGTATGATGCAGGCTTATGCCGAAGGCTTTGAGATAATGAAGAACTCACCATACGGGGTAGACTTGGAAAAAGTATCACGTGTGTGGATGGAAGGTTCAGTCGTTCGTTCATGGTTGCTCGAGCTGATCGGTAATGCATTAGAAGGTAACGAAAATCTTGAAGGAATCAAGGATTATGTAGCCGATAGTGGTGAAGGTCGCTGGACAGTACAAACAGCAATGGACTTTGATGTTCCTGCTCATGTTATTACAGCTTCGCTTTTCACTCGTTTCGAGTCACGACAAGAAACTTCGTATGCAATGAAACTTCTTGCTGCCATGCGTAATCAGTTTGGTGGTCACGAAATCAAAAAAGACTAA